From Streptomyces sp. TLI_105, the proteins below share one genomic window:
- a CDS encoding YigZ family protein: MQEQYRTPAREGVHETEINRSRFLCALAPVADEREAQEFVARIRREHPTATHNCFAYVLGADASVQKASDDGEPGGTAGVPMLQMLLRREMRYVVAVVTRYYGGVKLGAGGLIRAYGGAVGEALDALGTITRQRFRLATVTVDHQRAGKLENDLRATGRAVREVRYADAVTIEIGLPDADVPAFRGWLADATAGTASFELGGEAYGDA, from the coding sequence ATGCAGGAGCAGTACCGCACGCCGGCCCGCGAGGGTGTGCACGAGACCGAGATCAACCGCTCGCGCTTCCTCTGCGCGCTCGCGCCCGTCGCCGACGAGCGCGAGGCGCAGGAGTTCGTCGCGCGGATCCGCAGGGAGCACCCGACCGCCACCCACAACTGCTTCGCGTACGTCCTCGGTGCCGACGCCTCCGTGCAGAAGGCGAGCGACGACGGCGAGCCCGGCGGCACGGCCGGCGTCCCCATGCTCCAGATGCTGCTGCGCCGCGAGATGCGGTACGTCGTCGCCGTCGTCACCCGCTACTACGGCGGTGTGAAGCTGGGCGCGGGCGGCCTGATCCGCGCGTACGGCGGGGCGGTCGGCGAGGCGCTCGACGCCCTCGGCACCATCACCCGGCAGCGCTTCCGGCTCGCCACCGTCACCGTCGACCACCAGCGCGCGGGCAAGCTGGAGAACGACCTGCGGGCCACCGGTCGCGCCGTCCGCGAGGTGCGGTACGCCGACGCCGTCACGATCGAGATCGGCCTTCCCGACGCGGACGTGCCCGCCTTCCGCGGCTGGCTCGCCGACGCCACGGCCGGCACGGCCTCCTTCGAACTCGGCGGCGAGGCGTACGGCGACGCGTGA
- a CDS encoding helix-turn-helix domain-containing protein: MSDLDQLTQSLARNLKRWRKERGFTLDALAARAGVSRGMIIQIEQARTNPSVGTTVKLADALGVSITTLLDYEQGPQVRLVPPGQAVRMWSTSTGSHTTLLVGTEARGPLELWSWTLMPGDGTASDPHPEGTVELLHVTAGTLTLVVDGEDHPLPAGTSAVFEANVPHTYRNDGDEPVEMTMAVSIPPVR; the protein is encoded by the coding sequence GTGTCGGACCTCGACCAGCTCACGCAGTCGCTCGCCCGGAACCTGAAGCGCTGGCGCAAGGAGCGGGGATTCACCCTGGACGCGCTCGCCGCACGCGCCGGAGTCAGCCGCGGCATGATCATCCAGATCGAGCAGGCCCGGACCAACCCCAGCGTCGGCACCACCGTGAAGCTGGCCGACGCCCTCGGCGTCTCCATCACGACGCTCCTCGACTACGAGCAGGGCCCCCAGGTCCGGCTCGTCCCGCCCGGCCAGGCCGTCCGGATGTGGTCCACCTCCACCGGCAGCCACACCACCCTCCTGGTCGGCACGGAGGCCCGCGGCCCGCTGGAGCTCTGGTCCTGGACCCTCATGCCCGGCGACGGCACCGCCTCCGACCCGCACCCGGAGGGCACGGTCGAGCTGCTGCACGTCACCGCCGGCACGCTCACCCTGGTCGTGGACGGCGAGGACCACCCGCTGCCCGCCGGCACCTCCGCCGTCTTCGAGGCGAACGTCCCGCACACCTACCGCAACGACGGCGACGAGCCGGTCGAGATGACGATGGCCGTCTCCATCCCGCCCGTACGCTGA
- a CDS encoding YbaK/EbsC family protein, whose protein sequence is MRAPIGDFDDARPAPDCLDLLTGPVAAAVRAWTGPVPADRVLYVDTDPAIADTAVFVEHHGPELLDASANCVVVAGRRGETTTLAACLVKSATRVDVNGLVRKHLGARKASFAPMDTATGETGMEYGGITPLGLPADWPLLVDAAVVDTEWVLVGSGRRRGKLILPGKAFAQLPGAVVLEGLGVPVG, encoded by the coding sequence ATGCGCGCACCCATCGGAGACTTCGACGACGCCCGTCCCGCCCCCGACTGCCTCGACCTCCTGACCGGCCCTGTCGCCGCCGCCGTCCGCGCCTGGACGGGACCCGTCCCGGCCGACCGGGTGCTGTACGTGGACACCGACCCGGCCATCGCCGACACGGCCGTCTTCGTGGAGCACCACGGGCCCGAACTCCTCGACGCCTCCGCCAACTGCGTGGTCGTCGCGGGCAGGCGCGGGGAGACGACCACCCTCGCCGCGTGCCTCGTGAAGTCGGCGACCCGGGTCGACGTCAACGGCCTCGTCCGCAAGCATCTCGGCGCCCGCAAGGCCTCGTTCGCGCCGATGGACACCGCGACCGGCGAGACCGGCATGGAGTACGGCGGGATCACCCCGCTCGGCCTCCCGGCCGACTGGCCGCTGCTCGTCGACGCCGCCGTCGTCGACACCGAGTGGGTCCTCGTCGGCAGCGGCCGCCGCCGGGGCAAGCTCATCCTCCCCGGCAAGGCCTTCGCCCAACTCCCCGGCGCCGTCGTCCTGGAGGGCCTCGGCGTCCCCGTCGGCTGA
- a CDS encoding DMT family transporter encodes MTALFALATSLLWGLADFGGGLLTRRIPALTVVVVSQVLAVLVLGAIVLATGAWTEAGPQLWYAVGAGVVGPAAMLAFYKALALGPMGVVSPLGSLGVVVPVSVGLLVGDRPGLLQFAGIGVAILGVVLAGGPELRGAPVQRQAVLLTLVAAFGFGSVMALIAEASTTVTGLFLALFVQRVTNVLVGGGALYASVRRGGRALPEGGPRAVGAALPALAFVGLADVAANGTYAMAAQQGPVTVAAVLASLYPVVTALAARGVLKERLRAVQAAGAGLALVGTVLLATG; translated from the coding sequence ATGACCGCCCTGTTCGCCCTGGCCACCAGCCTTCTCTGGGGCCTCGCCGACTTCGGGGGCGGACTCCTCACCCGCCGGATCCCCGCCCTCACCGTCGTGGTGGTCTCCCAGGTCCTCGCGGTCCTCGTCCTGGGCGCGATCGTCCTCGCGACCGGCGCCTGGACCGAGGCGGGGCCCCAGCTCTGGTACGCGGTCGGGGCGGGCGTCGTCGGCCCGGCGGCCATGCTCGCCTTCTACAAGGCGCTCGCGCTCGGCCCCATGGGCGTGGTCTCCCCGCTCGGCTCCCTCGGCGTCGTCGTCCCCGTCTCCGTGGGCCTGCTCGTCGGCGACCGGCCGGGGCTGCTCCAGTTCGCCGGCATCGGCGTGGCGATCCTCGGCGTGGTGCTCGCGGGCGGGCCGGAGCTGCGCGGGGCGCCCGTCCAGCGCCAGGCGGTCCTGCTGACCCTGGTCGCCGCCTTCGGCTTCGGCTCGGTGATGGCGCTCATCGCCGAGGCGTCCACGACCGTCACCGGGCTGTTCCTCGCCCTGTTCGTCCAGCGCGTCACCAACGTCCTGGTCGGCGGCGGAGCCCTGTACGCCTCGGTGCGCCGCGGCGGCCGCGCGCTCCCCGAGGGCGGGCCCCGGGCCGTCGGCGCGGCGCTCCCGGCCCTCGCCTTCGTGGGCCTCGCGGACGTCGCCGCCAACGGCACGTACGCGATGGCCGCGCAGCAGGGCCCGGTCACCGTCGCCGCCGTCCTCGCCAGCCTCTACCCGGTCGTCACGGCCCTCGCGGCCCGCGGCGTCCTCAAGGAACGCCTCCGCGCCGTCCAGGCGGCGGGCGCGGGCCTCGCCCTGGTGGGCACGGTCCTCCTGGCGACGGGCTAG
- a CDS encoding CoA-binding protein, with protein sequence MSADTTTTGPAAYSASETVRRILTSTGDTWAVVGLSSNRSRAAYAVAAVLQRFGKRIVPVHPKAEAVHGEQGYASLADIPFPVDVVDVFVNSELAGAVADEAVAIGAKAVWFQLDVVDDDAFARTRAAGLDMVMDRCPAIEIPRLG encoded by the coding sequence ATGAGCGCAGACACCACGACCACCGGCCCCGCCGCGTACTCCGCGTCGGAGACGGTGCGGCGGATCCTGACGTCCACGGGCGACACCTGGGCGGTGGTCGGCCTCTCGTCGAACCGGTCCCGTGCCGCGTACGCGGTGGCGGCCGTCCTCCAGCGTTTCGGCAAGCGGATCGTCCCGGTGCACCCGAAGGCGGAGGCGGTCCACGGCGAGCAGGGCTACGCCTCGCTGGCCGACATCCCGTTCCCGGTCGACGTCGTCGACGTCTTCGTGAACAGCGAGCTGGCGGGGGCCGTCGCCGACGAGGCCGTCGCGATCGGCGCCAAGGCGGTCTGGTTCCAGCTGGACGTCGTCGACGACGACGCGTTCGCCCGGACCCGCGCGGCGGGCCTCGACATGGTCATGGACCGCTGCCCCGCGATCGAGATACCGCGTCTGGGCTGA